One genomic region from Stackebrandtia nassauensis DSM 44728 encodes:
- a CDS encoding energy-coupling factor transporter transmembrane component T family protein, with the protein MTRAGRLHPVAWWVWAVCLATAASRVTNPWLLLMIMAVAGYVVTARRGDEPWSNAYRVFLMIGFIAIGIRLVFHILLGGVQGPTVLFELPSLTLPEWTQGIRIGGPVTLEGVLFAVYDGLRLATLLACVGAANALASPRRLVRSMPAALYEVSVAVVVALTVAPQLVTSTQRVHRARQLRGDTSKRPGHVLRRVVAPVLHDALDRSLSLAAAMDCRGYGRKTGIPKPARRATAALLLLGLLGLCVGAYGLLGAQTSPTAAAALLTGGAVLAGGGIVLAARRVPRTRYRPDPFGVREWTVVASGLAVLAAIIVSEVLSPAGLIAETQPAQLPPLPLLAALGILIGLVPAAAAPATRTVVTATVKREVAA; encoded by the coding sequence ATGACGCGTGCCGGGCGGCTGCATCCGGTGGCGTGGTGGGTGTGGGCGGTGTGCCTGGCCACCGCCGCCAGCCGCGTCACCAACCCGTGGCTGCTGCTGATGATCATGGCGGTCGCCGGTTACGTGGTGACCGCCCGCCGCGGCGACGAACCCTGGTCGAACGCCTACCGGGTGTTCCTGATGATCGGGTTCATCGCCATCGGCATCCGGCTGGTGTTCCACATCCTGTTGGGCGGCGTGCAGGGCCCGACGGTGCTGTTCGAGCTGCCGTCGCTGACGCTTCCCGAATGGACGCAAGGGATCCGCATCGGTGGACCCGTCACCCTCGAAGGGGTGCTGTTCGCCGTGTACGACGGGCTGCGGTTGGCGACGCTGCTGGCCTGCGTCGGGGCCGCCAACGCGCTGGCCAGCCCTCGGCGGCTGGTGCGCAGCATGCCCGCCGCGCTGTACGAGGTGAGCGTGGCCGTGGTGGTGGCGCTGACCGTCGCGCCGCAGCTGGTCACCAGTACCCAACGGGTCCACCGGGCCCGGCAGCTGCGCGGCGACACCTCGAAGCGGCCCGGGCACGTGCTGCGGCGCGTGGTGGCGCCGGTGCTGCACGACGCCCTGGACCGGTCGCTGTCGCTGGCGGCGGCGATGGACTGCCGGGGCTATGGACGCAAGACCGGCATCCCGAAACCGGCCCGGCGGGCCACGGCGGCGCTGCTGTTGCTGGGGCTGTTGGGTTTGTGCGTCGGGGCATACGGGCTGCTGGGCGCGCAGACCTCCCCGACGGCCGCGGCCGCGCTGCTGACCGGCGGCGCGGTGCTCGCGGGCGGCGGCATCGTGCTGGCGGCCCGGCGGGTGCCGCGCACCCGCTACCGTCCAGACCCGTTCGGGGTTCGGGAGTGGACGGTCGTGGCCAGCGGGCTGGCCGTGCTCGCGGCGATCATCGTTTCCGAGGTGCTGTCACCGGCCGGCCTCATCGCCGAGACCCAACCGGCTCAGCTGCCGCCGCTGCCGTTGCTGGCGGCACTCGGCATCCTCATCGGACTCGTCCCGGCGGCCGCGGCCCCGGCAACACGCACCGTCGTGACGGCGACGGTGAAACGCGAGGTGGCGGCATGA
- a CDS encoding Bug family tripartite tricarboxylate transporter substrate binding protein, with the protein MSNSTKASTPKGFSRRSVLTLAGASLLPLGAAACGTGAGDDYPSKTVRIMAPANKGGGWDLTARALQEAMTKAKIADDAEVYNVKSVAGTAGLKQFVKKAHGNPYELMVMGLVMVAGIIDQQSSTGMSHVTPIATLTYEQEVICVHKDSPYKTIDELMEGLKSEKSKLIWGGGSKGGTDEVVALLLAQAAGADPKDVKYIGDSGGGDSIKDLMNGDLDVAISGPSEYTEQIKNGDFRALAVTGTEAIDTGAGETKTLTDLGYKVEVLNWRGIVAPKGINDDQKKDITKLITDTVGTKEWKAKVDKEGWTPMVKTGEKCDTYFDDENARVTKIFDEVGR; encoded by the coding sequence ATGTCGAACAGCACAAAGGCGTCGACGCCGAAAGGGTTTTCCCGGCGTTCGGTGCTGACCCTCGCCGGAGCCTCGCTGCTGCCACTGGGCGCGGCGGCCTGTGGCACCGGTGCCGGCGACGACTACCCCTCCAAGACCGTCCGGATCATGGCTCCCGCCAACAAGGGCGGTGGCTGGGACCTCACCGCCCGTGCCCTGCAGGAGGCGATGACGAAGGCCAAGATCGCCGACGACGCCGAGGTCTACAACGTGAAAAGCGTCGCGGGAACCGCCGGGCTGAAGCAGTTCGTCAAGAAGGCGCACGGCAACCCGTACGAGCTGATGGTCATGGGCCTGGTCATGGTCGCCGGCATCATCGACCAGCAGTCGTCCACCGGCATGTCGCACGTGACCCCGATCGCCACGCTCACCTACGAGCAAGAGGTCATCTGCGTCCACAAGGACTCGCCGTACAAGACGATCGACGAGCTCATGGAGGGCCTCAAGTCGGAGAAGTCCAAGCTGATCTGGGGCGGCGGCTCCAAGGGCGGCACCGACGAGGTGGTGGCGCTGCTGCTGGCCCAGGCGGCCGGAGCCGACCCCAAGGACGTCAAGTACATCGGTGACTCCGGCGGCGGCGACTCCATCAAGGACCTCATGAACGGCGACCTCGACGTCGCCATCTCCGGTCCCAGTGAGTACACCGAGCAGATCAAGAACGGCGACTTCCGGGCCCTGGCGGTCACCGGCACCGAAGCCATCGACACCGGAGCCGGGGAGACCAAGACCCTCACCGACCTCGGCTACAAGGTCGAGGTCCTCAACTGGCGCGGCATCGTCGCCCCCAAGGGCATCAACGACGACCAGAAGAAGGACATCACCAAGCTGATCACCGACACGGTCGGCACCAAGGAGTGGAAGGCCAAGGTCGACAAGGAGGGCTGGACCCCCATGGTCAAGACTGGCGAGAAGTGCGACACCTACTTCGACGACGAGAACGCCCGCGTCACCAAGATCTTCGACGAAGTGGGCCGATAA
- a CDS encoding tripartite tricarboxylate transporter TctB family protein encodes MEKSASPRRRGRAPLGPRIFGGGALLVGALAFTLALSDLNEGRDAEFTPVNAAFAPLIITGLWVLFAAIYFVKQLINPYADYPEFAEEPPPARTDDAYPEPDGDDGEPKPDGEPDADQADAHPADVQWKPAALVAVALMVYVLLLDTVGFVLLTPLFFVAITWIFGSRKIIRDVIVAVVLTVGTYLLFTSVLGLTLAEGLFAP; translated from the coding sequence ATGGAGAAGTCGGCGTCGCCCCGACGCCGCGGCCGGGCACCGCTGGGACCGAGAATATTCGGCGGCGGTGCCCTGCTCGTTGGCGCACTGGCATTCACCCTTGCCCTCTCCGACCTGAACGAGGGCCGGGACGCCGAGTTCACCCCGGTGAACGCGGCCTTCGCACCACTGATCATCACCGGTCTGTGGGTGCTGTTCGCGGCGATCTACTTCGTCAAACAGCTGATCAACCCGTACGCCGACTACCCCGAGTTCGCCGAGGAACCCCCACCGGCGCGCACCGACGACGCCTACCCCGAGCCGGACGGCGATGACGGTGAACCCAAGCCGGACGGCGAACCCGACGCCGACCAGGCCGACGCCCACCCCGCCGACGTGCAGTGGAAACCAGCCGCACTGGTCGCCGTCGCGCTGATGGTCTACGTGCTGCTGCTGGACACGGTCGGCTTCGTGCTCCTGACACCGCTGTTCTTCGTCGCCATCACCTGGATCTTCGGCAGCCGCAAGATCATCCGCGACGTGATCGTCGCGGTCGTGTTGACCGTCGGTACCTACCTGCTGTTCACCTCGGTGCTCGGCCTGACCCTCGCGGAAGGACTGTTCGCGCCATGA
- a CDS encoding TIGR02611 family protein, whose translation MAETRTDDKPADEARGGIHGFLDRFRTTRMGRLGVRIAVTAVGGAVVVAGLIMIPFPGPGWAVVIAGLAILALEYVWAHHLMSFTSRQVKAWLHWVGRQHLAVRLLIGVGCFVFVAAILWISLKLSFGFDYIQWGLGELGTPT comes from the coding sequence GTGGCCGAAACACGGACCGACGACAAGCCCGCCGACGAGGCGCGCGGCGGCATCCACGGCTTCCTCGACCGGTTCCGCACCACCAGGATGGGACGACTGGGAGTGCGGATCGCGGTGACCGCCGTGGGCGGGGCCGTCGTCGTCGCGGGACTGATCATGATCCCGTTCCCCGGGCCCGGCTGGGCCGTCGTCATCGCGGGCCTGGCGATCCTGGCGCTGGAATACGTGTGGGCCCACCATCTGATGTCCTTCACCTCCCGGCAGGTCAAGGCCTGGCTGCACTGGGTCGGCCGCCAGCACCTGGCGGTGCGGCTGCTGATCGGCGTGGGCTGCTTCGTGTTCGTGGCCGCGATCCTGTGGATCAGCCTCAAACTCAGCTTCGGCTTCGACTACATCCAGTGGGGACTGGGGGAGCTGGGCACCCCCACCTGA
- a CDS encoding M23 family metallopeptidase, with protein sequence MSTDTTRPGRRLRRWFTGRTKLSLLAVTVVAAVAVPVGFAVAEPETRAVNFEVPFGCGQSWEGQTRTNHNPQNSIDFNRAGDDGDAVASSAAGTVATVRDLGGSSYGKYVVVSHGSGWQTLYAHLKSFSVKVGQKVNTGSKIGTVGSTGGSTGPHLHYEQKLNGSAVKIKFDGKGAYYWGSRTYKSSNNCGGNPYSAEQVCGSGYKQVDSKAINAGGKRQGTVYLLYNASKGNNCVATMKAVSLGKKTATSAFLEVKGSKKVTDSGNFAYYSGPVRKYAKGTCVKWGGSVGSTTVNSGDWSHCG encoded by the coding sequence ATGTCAACGGACACAACGCGTCCGGGCCGCAGACTGCGGCGCTGGTTTACCGGCAGAACCAAGCTGAGCCTGTTGGCCGTCACCGTGGTGGCGGCCGTCGCCGTTCCGGTCGGCTTCGCCGTGGCCGAGCCCGAAACCCGAGCGGTGAACTTCGAGGTTCCGTTCGGCTGTGGCCAGTCGTGGGAAGGTCAGACCCGCACCAACCACAACCCGCAGAACTCGATCGACTTCAACCGCGCCGGCGACGACGGCGACGCCGTGGCGTCCAGCGCCGCCGGAACCGTGGCGACGGTCCGCGACCTGGGCGGTTCCAGCTACGGCAAGTACGTCGTGGTCAGCCACGGCTCCGGCTGGCAGACCCTGTACGCGCACCTGAAGTCGTTCTCGGTGAAGGTCGGCCAGAAGGTCAACACCGGCAGCAAGATCGGCACGGTCGGCTCCACCGGCGGCTCCACCGGACCCCACCTGCACTACGAGCAGAAGCTCAACGGCAGCGCCGTCAAGATCAAGTTCGACGGCAAGGGCGCCTACTACTGGGGCTCGCGCACCTACAAGAGCAGCAACAACTGCGGCGGCAACCCCTACAGCGCCGAGCAGGTGTGCGGCAGCGGCTACAAGCAGGTCGACTCCAAGGCCATCAACGCCGGTGGCAAGCGACAGGGAACCGTGTACCTGCTGTACAACGCCAGCAAAGGCAACAACTGCGTGGCGACCATGAAGGCCGTCAGCCTCGGCAAGAAGACCGCCACCTCGGCGTTCCTGGAGGTCAAGGGCAGTAAGAAGGTCACCGACTCCGGTAACTTCGCCTACTACTCCGGCCCGGTGCGCAAGTACGCCAAGGGCACCTGCGTGAAGTGGGGCGGCTCCGTCGGCAGCACCACAGTCAACAGTGGTGATTGGAGTCACTGCGGCTAG
- a CDS encoding LPXTG cell wall anchor domain-containing protein, with translation MPSNQPAARSRRYAARGAVALVAAAVTVAFAAPASAAEPDGGTAAGWLAAQADGPHFGEPGVTADAVMAFVAADSASAATKSAIEWLDDPAVIDPYIGTGSDRSAAKVAKILLAAKAAGAESTLGGVDLEKVLRDLEGDDGLFTGGFTSVLGQSLAILSLDRTSEGVSSKAVEALEKGQCADGSFKFTFGSCDDANAPGDVDATGYAASALLAASPGSASDNALDWLESQQKDNGSFVAGYPGAPENTNSTAMAAQALASGGRDAAAEKARGFISSLQNGCDAAEGNRGGVAYDASGFDPDNAVMATVQAVPALTGEGLVELDPSDDKTDVPTLDCSNGGDGDGDGNGDGNGDGSGDGDSAGQLPVTGNALTLPIALGGAAVLAGAVLVFVSRRNRAGKQSS, from the coding sequence ATGCCCTCCAACCAACCCGCTGCCCGCTCGCGGCGCTACGCCGCCCGCGGCGCCGTCGCCCTGGTGGCCGCCGCGGTCACCGTCGCCTTCGCCGCCCCGGCCTCGGCCGCCGAACCCGACGGCGGCACCGCCGCCGGATGGCTCGCCGCCCAAGCCGACGGCCCGCACTTCGGCGAGCCGGGCGTCACCGCCGACGCCGTCATGGCGTTCGTGGCCGCCGACTCCGCGTCGGCCGCGACGAAGTCCGCGATCGAGTGGCTGGACGACCCGGCCGTGATCGACCCCTATATCGGTACCGGCTCCGACCGCTCGGCGGCGAAGGTCGCCAAGATCCTGTTGGCCGCCAAGGCCGCTGGCGCGGAGTCCACGCTGGGTGGGGTCGACCTAGAGAAGGTGCTGCGCGACCTTGAAGGTGACGATGGCCTTTTCACCGGTGGCTTCACCAGCGTTCTGGGCCAGTCGCTCGCCATCTTGAGTTTGGACCGCACCTCTGAGGGCGTTTCGTCCAAGGCGGTGGAAGCGTTGGAGAAGGGACAGTGCGCCGACGGCTCGTTCAAGTTCACGTTCGGCAGCTGCGATGACGCCAATGCCCCTGGCGATGTCGACGCAACCGGTTACGCGGCCTCGGCACTCTTGGCCGCCAGCCCTGGCAGCGCCTCCGACAACGCTCTGGACTGGCTGGAGAGCCAGCAGAAGGACAACGGCTCCTTCGTCGCCGGATACCCCGGCGCACCGGAGAACACCAACTCCACCGCGATGGCCGCGCAGGCGCTTGCGTCCGGTGGACGCGACGCGGCCGCCGAGAAAGCCCGCGGCTTCATCTCCAGCCTGCAAAACGGCTGCGACGCCGCCGAAGGCAACCGTGGCGGCGTCGCCTACGACGCCTCCGGTTTCGACCCCGACAACGCGGTCATGGCCACCGTGCAAGCGGTCCCGGCGCTGACCGGCGAGGGACTCGTCGAACTGGACCCCTCCGATGACAAGACCGACGTGCCCACCCTGGACTGCTCCAACGGCGGTGACGGAGACGGCGACGGCAATGGTGATGGAAACGGTGACGGTTCCGGCGACGGCGACTCGGCCGGACAGCTGCCGGTCACCGGCAACGCGCTGACCCTGCCGATCGCGCTGGGTGGCGCGGCGGTGCTGGCCGGTGCCGTGCTCGTGTTCGTCTCGCGCCGTAACCGTGCCGGGAAGCAGTCGTCATGA
- a CDS encoding tripartite tricarboxylate transporter permease, protein MTELLEGFAAVLTPLNLLYAAIGVTLGTFVGMLPGIGPALTIALLLPVATATTDESSAIGALIMFGGIYSGAMYGGSTTSILLNTPGESNSVATSLEGYQMARRGRARSALATAAIGSFVAGTISVIALSLFAAPLAQLAVRVRASDEFALALLALVSVTALMGKSLLRGMMALTFGLFLGTIGMDSLFGTERLTFWQFDWAEGFKSDLAIGIDITLIIVGLFAIGETIYTAGRLHRLPTKVAPLSTKGSGGWMTREDWRRSWKPWLRGTALGFPFGTLPSGGAEIPTFLSYNMEKRRSKHKEQFGKGAIEGVAGPEAANNSAFTGVLVPLLTLGIPTSATAGVMLAAFNSFDIPAGPSLFEDHSLIVWALIASLYIGNVMLLVLNLPLIKVWVMVLRTPRPLLYAGILMFAVVGMYGAAVSPFMLMLTVVIGVIAVFMRMYGFPIAPVILGVIIGPMMDEKFRKSVEGSDGDLSIFWTRPLTAGLLLLAVVSLVLPYLPRIIAKAKGRKAEKLTVGDGD, encoded by the coding sequence ATGACCGAACTGCTTGAGGGCTTCGCGGCGGTCCTGACACCGCTCAACCTGCTGTACGCCGCCATCGGCGTCACCCTGGGCACCTTCGTGGGCATGCTGCCGGGAATCGGTCCGGCGCTGACGATCGCGCTGCTGTTGCCGGTCGCCACCGCCACCACCGACGAGTCCAGCGCCATCGGCGCGCTGATCATGTTCGGCGGCATCTACTCCGGCGCCATGTACGGCGGCTCCACGACGTCCATTCTGCTCAACACACCCGGCGAGTCCAATTCGGTGGCCACATCCCTTGAGGGATACCAGATGGCCCGGCGGGGCCGGGCCAGATCCGCGCTGGCCACCGCCGCCATCGGCTCCTTCGTGGCCGGAACCATCTCGGTGATCGCGCTGAGCCTGTTCGCCGCGCCGCTGGCCCAACTGGCCGTCCGGGTGCGCGCCTCCGACGAGTTCGCGCTGGCACTGCTGGCACTGGTCTCGGTGACCGCGCTGATGGGCAAGTCGCTGCTGCGCGGCATGATGGCGCTGACCTTCGGACTGTTCCTGGGCACCATCGGCATGGACAGCCTGTTCGGCACCGAACGGCTGACGTTCTGGCAGTTCGACTGGGCCGAGGGATTCAAATCCGACCTGGCGATCGGCATCGACATCACGCTGATCATCGTCGGCCTGTTCGCCATCGGCGAGACCATCTACACCGCCGGACGGCTGCACCGGCTGCCCACCAAGGTCGCTCCACTGAGCACCAAGGGCTCCGGTGGCTGGATGACCCGCGAGGACTGGCGCCGCTCCTGGAAACCGTGGCTGCGCGGCACCGCGCTGGGTTTCCCGTTCGGCACCCTGCCCTCCGGTGGCGCCGAGATCCCGACGTTCCTGTCGTACAACATGGAGAAACGCCGCTCCAAACACAAGGAGCAGTTCGGCAAGGGCGCCATCGAAGGCGTCGCCGGTCCCGAGGCCGCCAACAACTCGGCCTTCACCGGCGTGCTGGTTCCGTTGCTGACACTGGGTATCCCGACCTCGGCCACCGCCGGTGTCATGCTCGCCGCGTTCAACTCCTTCGACATCCCGGCCGGGCCGAGCCTGTTCGAGGACCACAGCCTGATCGTGTGGGCGCTCATCGCCTCGCTGTACATCGGCAACGTCATGCTGCTGGTACTGAACCTGCCCCTGATCAAGGTGTGGGTGATGGTGCTGCGCACCCCCCGGCCGCTGCTGTACGCGGGCATCCTGATGTTCGCCGTCGTCGGCATGTACGGGGCGGCGGTCTCGCCGTTCATGTTGATGCTGACCGTCGTCATCGGTGTGATCGCGGTGTTCATGCGCATGTACGGCTTCCCGATCGCGCCGGTCATCCTCGGCGTGATCATCGGGCCCATGATGGACGAGAAGTTCCGCAAGTCCGTCGAGGGATCCGACGGCGACCTGTCCATCTTCTGGACCCGGCCGCTGACCGCCGGTCTGCTGCTGCTCGCGGTGGTCTCGCTGGTGCTGCCGTACCTGCCGCGCATCATCGCGAAAGCCAAGGGCCGCAAGGCGGAGAAGCTCACCGTGGGTGACGGAGACTAA
- a CDS encoding DUF6042 family protein — MSFEYLQPTLRSDWDRTGWSRFLPFEGEVLWHVFCDATQWGIDGDIAVLFDWQESMHPVLSPGAGEREWLPEPRRRRPPRRVIARLLADSGEEYPTTVGEVAELGVSLGLYRRENDGTTVRWRVPAALPLPTEVLPMTLRQRRVEDEYRWLLGGAEIARDLAEYLVDCGEAPESVTSVRHLADSLHCEPDSVRHGLEYLCAPLAGGAFIRVYLGNGSRRRRQVSPERLDVDDPCVIVPQWRKLWKRFGLVWHLEGRGEFLLLGHPVQPLPDEGRE, encoded by the coding sequence ATGTCTTTCGAGTACCTACAACCCACGCTGCGCTCGGACTGGGACAGAACCGGCTGGAGCCGGTTCCTGCCATTCGAAGGCGAGGTGTTGTGGCATGTGTTCTGCGACGCGACCCAGTGGGGCATCGACGGCGATATCGCCGTCCTGTTCGACTGGCAGGAGTCGATGCACCCGGTGCTGAGTCCCGGCGCCGGGGAACGGGAGTGGCTGCCCGAACCCCGGCGCCGGCGTCCACCGCGGCGGGTGATCGCGCGGTTGTTGGCCGACTCGGGGGAGGAATACCCCACGACGGTCGGTGAGGTGGCCGAACTGGGCGTCAGCCTCGGCCTGTACCGGCGCGAGAACGACGGCACCACGGTGCGCTGGCGGGTGCCCGCCGCGCTGCCGCTCCCGACCGAGGTGCTGCCGATGACGCTGCGGCAGCGGCGGGTCGAGGACGAGTACCGATGGCTTTTGGGCGGCGCCGAGATCGCCCGCGACCTCGCCGAGTACCTTGTGGACTGCGGCGAGGCGCCCGAGAGCGTCACCAGCGTCCGGCACTTGGCCGACTCGCTGCACTGCGAGCCCGACTCGGTGCGGCACGGCCTGGAGTACCTGTGCGCCCCGCTGGCGGGCGGCGCCTTCATCCGGGTGTACCTGGGCAACGGTTCCCGGCGGCGACGGCAGGTCAGCCCCGAACGCCTCGACGTCGACGACCCGTGCGTGATCGTTCCACAGTGGCGAAAACTGTGGAAACGGTTCGGGCTGGTCTGGCACCTGGAGGGCCGGGGCGAGTTCCTCTTACTCGGACACCCGGTCCAGCCACTCCCCGACGAGGGCCGCGAATAG
- a CDS encoding AfsR/SARP family transcriptional regulator yields MDIRLLGSVEVRVGDVSVALGGPKQAGLFTLIALHRNETVSIDRIVEATWQGAPPSGVRGQIQVYVSNLRRALAEAGGDRDRIQTRRSGYTLCAEAEEIDLARFEALTAEAREALRQGRLDTASALLRDALALWRGDAFEDIRVGFAEAEAARLEAMRLAALGTRLIVDLALGRCAEVAAESQALVRTYPLHEGLWARLMLALHCDGRSAEALDTYRRARTVLRSQVGMEPGPELRNVASLVWNGEPGEAQIARWTGALAGV; encoded by the coding sequence GTGGACATTCGATTGCTCGGTTCGGTCGAAGTGCGCGTCGGCGACGTGTCCGTGGCACTGGGAGGGCCGAAACAGGCAGGACTGTTCACTTTAATAGCGCTGCACCGCAACGAGACGGTGAGCATCGACCGGATCGTGGAGGCCACCTGGCAGGGCGCCCCGCCCTCGGGTGTACGCGGCCAGATCCAGGTCTACGTGTCCAATCTGCGCCGTGCCCTGGCCGAGGCCGGAGGCGACCGGGACCGGATCCAGACCCGCCGCAGCGGCTACACGCTGTGCGCCGAGGCCGAGGAGATCGACCTGGCCCGGTTCGAGGCACTGACCGCCGAGGCCCGCGAAGCGTTGCGGCAGGGCCGTCTCGACACCGCCTCGGCGCTGTTGCGCGACGCGCTGGCACTGTGGCGCGGCGACGCGTTCGAGGACATCCGGGTGGGCTTCGCCGAGGCCGAGGCGGCCCGGCTCGAGGCCATGCGACTGGCGGCGCTGGGTACCCGCTTGATCGTCGACCTGGCGCTGGGACGCTGCGCCGAGGTCGCCGCCGAGTCCCAGGCCCTGGTTCGCACCTACCCTCTCCATGAGGGACTGTGGGCGCGGCTTATGCTTGCGCTGCACTGCGACGGCCGCTCGGCCGAAGCCCTCGACACCTACCGCCGCGCCCGCACCGTCCTGAGGTCACAGGTCGGCATGGAGCCCGGCCCCGAACTTCGCAACGTCGCCAGTCTGGTGTGGAACGGTGAGCCCGGTGAGGCTCAGATCGCCCGCTGGACCGGCGCGTTGGCGGGGGTGTGA
- a CDS encoding alpha/beta fold hydrolase: MSTTAHTRLHFAEHGEGVPVLAVHGWTPDHRLMTGCLEPVFAQRPGYRRLYPDLPGMGKSPAPESVASSDDVLAALEAFVDEHIGTEPFLLIGESYGGYLSRAIACARPQQVLGLGLICPIGAIVPRAERDVPPHTVVVSDPELIASLSGPDTDFAEIAVVQDAESLRRFREDVAPGLALTDTAAVERIGRRWELSTSPEARGRFERPTLILTGRQDSSTGYADVYRLLDDYPRASFAILDRAGHNLQIEQPRLFAALVGEWLDRVSE, encoded by the coding sequence ATGTCAACGACCGCCCACACCCGACTGCACTTCGCCGAACACGGCGAGGGCGTGCCCGTACTCGCCGTCCACGGCTGGACCCCGGACCACCGTCTGATGACCGGCTGCCTGGAGCCGGTGTTCGCTCAGCGGCCCGGTTACCGGCGGCTGTACCCGGATCTGCCGGGGATGGGCAAGAGTCCGGCACCGGAGTCGGTGGCCTCGTCGGACGACGTCCTGGCCGCGCTCGAGGCCTTCGTCGACGAGCACATCGGCACCGAACCGTTCCTCCTCATCGGAGAGTCGTATGGCGGTTACCTGAGCCGGGCCATCGCGTGCGCCCGGCCACAGCAGGTGCTGGGACTGGGGTTGATCTGCCCGATCGGTGCGATCGTGCCCCGCGCCGAACGCGACGTGCCGCCGCACACCGTGGTGGTGTCCGATCCGGAGTTGATCGCGTCGCTGTCGGGGCCCGACACCGACTTCGCCGAGATCGCGGTGGTGCAGGACGCCGAGTCGCTGCGGCGGTTCCGTGAGGACGTGGCGCCCGGTCTGGCGCTGACCGACACCGCCGCCGTGGAACGGATCGGGCGGCGCTGGGAGCTGAGCACCTCCCCTGAGGCGCGCGGCCGTTTCGAACGGCCGACGTTGATCCTCACCGGGCGGCAGGACTCCTCGACCGGGTACGCCGACGTCTATCGGCTGCTGGACGACTATCCGCGCGCTTCCTTCGCGATCCTCGACCGCGCCGGTCACAACCTGCAGATCGAGCAACCGCGGCTATTCGCGGCCCTCGTCGGGGAGTGGCTGGACCGGGTGTCCGAGTAA